The DNA window gagacagagacagagacagagacagagacagacagacagagacagacagagacagacagagacagagacagagacagacagagacagagacagacagagacagacagagacagacagagacagacagagacagagacagacagagacagacagagacagagacagagacagagacagagacagagacagacagagacagacagagacagagacagacagagacagagacagagacagagacagacagagacggagacagaatACACACACCTTTTGGAGTTTTTGTAATGTCTATTTAACTTCCCCCCAATTTAGGTCCCAATTCTTATTTGGCCAGTCACTGTGGCAATTGAATAAGCGCAACGCGTGCTGAAGTTGACAGATGGAATCTGGAACGCGTAGGCTATGTCCAATCCAAAAGCCCTCCTAGCCTAGTGGAGTGTGTGGCACACAGGCAGATGTGTTGTCCCATGTCATTGACATGCCCTGTTACGGCCCCTTAAGGTTCAGCTGGAAAACAGCTAAACCAGGAACAGCTGAAAGGTGGCCACTCTTTCTTACAACAGTGGATGATAAATTCACTAGGCTATGTTACGACATAAGAGGAGACCGACCCTATGTCCCAGACCAGCCAATGGGACCAGGCCTTTGCCTGGAAGCGTTGGCGGCACATGGGTTTCAAGTTTGGAGAAgcacattttcaccataaaaatccACCACTTCTCCTACAGCGTCATGTGAAGTACCTATGTACATTTTGTCTTTTGGTGAAAAAAAGTAGATGCATATCATCATACACTGTGACGGCAATAACGTGCAAATGGAAAACACATATTTATCTCTGCATAGAATTGACATTTTTTGAACGATCAACTATTAATTATTGGgaataatgaaaataaaaaatgtaaacatagTTTCAATGTATTAAGAGAGTTGCTAATATTTTTGCCAAACAGGTTGTTAATTGATATCAGAGAGGAAGAGTTGCGTGTAGGCAGTGAACCACTCGATTGACTACATATCCCAGGCTTAGTAACAACTTCCGGATCACGAGGGTTGTCGGAAAGCTTAAAACTCGACCAAAATGCTGCAAAAGCAGAACTGTTTGGTTTGTTGTTGTGAACTTGTAGCTAgttcgattttttttttaaattatacatCATCAACGCTATTGATATCATGGATGCGTTACACAGACATCGTTCTCTTCACAAGGGGACGACTCCACCATGGAAggaaacctacaggaaggtaatGTTAGTTATGGAATCTATTAATATCTGCACGGTGGTTTGCGAACAAGTTAACCACGGCTAGTTGATAGACTCGAGGCCAAACATTAGGCGTAATCTTTATCTGAATCTAGTTGAAACCAGAATTGAAATAACGCTCAATATTTGAAAACTTGCGTGGCTCACCGAGTTAATGTCAAAGCTTTAGTTCATGAAGTGTAACTTGTTTTGATGGTTaactttagttttttttgtttgttcctCAGCGTTGCGTGGACAGGTTGAAGAACAGCCGATCCAGGTTACTGGAGAAGTACCGTCAGATGGGAGATGGTCAACACTGCAGCGCCAAGGGCTCTGTTTTCGTCCAGGAGGTGATGGAGGAAGAGTGGAACGCGCTTCAGTCAGCCAACCGAGGGCTGCCCTCCCTGTGGCGTAACGACGGACCGGGAGAGGTGATGGTTTGTCAGTTGCATACTAATGACTGTGCACGAGAGGTGATCGTGTAGCTAACATGACACATGCATACAACTAATCTACAGCTaattttacatgagttatgtagCAATGGCATTACATGAAGGTTattcatttttttggggggggggggggtaaataagGCAGATACTAGATGGCTACTTAGAGCCTACCTCATGTCTTCTCTACAGATGTACAGCGTCATGAAGGAGTGTGATGAACTGGCAGTGTTTGAAGAAATCCAACAGGAACTTATGTCACAAGGTAGTTTAATTCCCAAGTGAATCTTGCCTGACTATATtagtacacaacacacacacacactcgcccacagctacacacagacaggaacacaggaTGAAACCCCCGGGCATAGATGGTTCTCTCTGAATGTTCATGCAACTTGTTCTCTCTCCAGAGCTCTCCATCATTGAGGAATATGAGAAGAGCATGCGGTTTGAGGAGCAGTATTTGAACTCAGTTGTGGAAGGGCTGGAAGGGGAAAGGCAAATCATTTGTCCCGTATGTCATTCGTAAGTCTCTCCAAGATGTGACTTGATATGCTATTGCACCTGCTCGGATGTGTCATAGTTAAGACTCTTAAAAACCACAGACTGTCTACATTTCAGGCACAACTTAACTGTGAACAGCCATTTTACCTCCTGTCCCTGTGGGCTTTACATCAACACACGGGTTTGTATGAGCTCGTATACAATTCAAATATgccctttttgttgttgttggattATCAGTTGTGCTTACCACTCTGTTCCTCACGATCACGTTAAGGCACTTTCTAGTTAATGTACTATGCTGTTGGCTGATTTGACGTCTCATCATTGAGTGTCTGTTCATCTCGTCTCCAGCAAAGCAACGTGACCCTAGAGTCTCTGCAGTGTTTGTTGGAGAGGAGGGTAACGGAACACATGGAGGATTGTCTTCAGAACCCGGTCTTCTCCATGGCCTCCAATGCAGATGGCTCCCCTAACCTCATGATGAGCTGCAAGGTGACTGACTGGCTTGAATAcatgcttgtgtcccaaatggcaatctgttccctacatagtgtacccCTTTTGACCTGAaatctatgggccctggttaaaagtagtgtactataaagggagcAGTGCCACTTGGGACACAATTGTTTTTTTCTCATACTTACAATCCTCTTCTGTTTGGGAAGTCAGGCCATAATGTTCCACTTATCACTACTGCGCTCCCTACATGTAGTGCCTTGTGTTAATCAAAATATGATTTCATCAGAGGAATGTTTAAGGGGGTCCCGCACAATTTTGCATGGGTTTATATAGTTTAATTTTAGGTGTCGAAGCAATTACCCTTGAATAGTTCTATCATATTGTTGAATGATCACTGACTGGTTCTTGTTTCTGGTTTCAGGCTTGTGATTACCTGTCCATAGTTCTGTGAATCACCCGTCCTACCGGGGGAAAAGCTGATTTTTAACCATCCTGTGTCCGTGGGAGGATTTTTGTTCTGAAATAAAGACTATATTGGTACAGTAAGATTGGGCCGTTTTGACTGGTATTCAGAGTATGTCTTAAAGACTTGCTATACAAGGGCACAATCGTGTGCCAAAAGTAGTTATGGCAGTACACTGGGGCTGGCTAATGAGATGCCATAGCTCTGATTTTAACAGCTGATGTTCGTTCCTGTTACCAGTGTCTCAGATGGAGGCCTTCCTACCTGAAAAGGTACATAGACTGCTACAACCAGCTCAATGCCTGAAACAAGTTTAAACAAGTCTTTTTGATATGATCAATGGCTTAATTTCTCTTCTGTACTGCTTTCCTCGTGTCATGAGCTGTACACAACTAATTGCTATGTCGGCAATAAAATCATGCTTAAACCACTCGTGTCATTAATGTCTTACCACAGGTTAGTGTCGTCAACATCATGGAGCAAGATTGATACTAGCGGCCTTTTATATTAACATCAGTTACAGTAAGATGCAGCAAAGTGATTCAATATGAAATGAAAAGCTGCAGAAACATCAAATGCAACAATTCTTGTACCTATACCCTCCCCCACTCCACAAAATTAGATTGGAAACCAATGGAAAATATTTGGAGGGGGATGGTGTCTAAGCCACATG is part of the Oncorhynchus clarkii lewisi isolate Uvic-CL-2024 chromosome 10, UVic_Ocla_1.0, whole genome shotgun sequence genome and encodes:
- the LOC139419406 gene encoding RPA-interacting protein A-like isoform X1 encodes the protein MDALHRHRSLHKGTTPPWKETYRKRCVDRLKNSRSRLLEKYRQMGDGQHCSAKGSVFVQEVMEEEWNALQSANRGLPSLWRNDGPGEMYSVMKECDELAVFEEIQQELMSQELSIIEEYEKSMRFEEQYLNSVVEGLEGERQIICPVCHSHNLTVNSHFTSCPCGLYINTRQSNVTLESLQCLLERRVTEHMEDCLQNPVFSMASNADGSPNLMMSCKACDYLSIVL
- the LOC139419406 gene encoding RPA-interacting protein A-like isoform X2; amino-acid sequence: MDALHRHRSLHKGTTPPWKETYRKRCVDRLKNSRSRLLEKYRQMGDGQHCSAKGSVFVQEVMEEEWNALQSANRGLPSLWRNDGPGEMYSVMKECDELAVFEEIQQELMSQELSIIEEYEKSMRFEEQYLNSVVEGLEGERQIICPAQLNCEQPFYLLSLWALHQHTAKQRDPRVSAVFVGEEGNGTHGGLSSEPGLLHGLQCRWLP